The following are encoded in a window of Pieris napi chromosome 23, ilPieNapi1.2, whole genome shotgun sequence genomic DNA:
- the LOC125061603 gene encoding TIP41-like protein produces MSSHFPNLLTEFNQVDSRGYTSNAKSIEFGPWHISFDVSCILPSMCSTKIVCERNDDQFCQFCIYSRELSIPHFPDMIFPKNILILQHTNGAKIEFNPLDALKRVSIRTEAIEVSCAEEWLESRPGATKKKQPFDWTFSTDYKGTLSGNLTVQDTQETIDFELLKKKEQILFYHDLTLFEDELHDHGISKLSVKIRVMPTFWYVLLRYFLRVDDVLVRSFETRMFHLINTDYVLREFTAKEARAQDLNMPTSLMKDADEVIPHLPVKEKITDKLVVNINN; encoded by the exons ATGAGTAGTCATTTTCCGAATTTGTTGACCGAg TTCAATCAAGTTGACTCGAGAGGATACACTTCAAACGCGAAGTCAATAGAGTTTGGACCATGGCATATATCATTTGATGTAAGCTGTATTCTTCCAAGTATGTGCTCAACCAAAATTGTTTGTGAACGAAATGATGATCAGTTCTGCCAGTTTTGTAT aTACAGCAGAGAATTAAGCATACCACATTTTCCTGATATGATATTTCCAAAGAATATTCTCATTTTACAGCATACCAATGGTGCTAAGATAGAGTTTAATCCTCTTGATGCATTAAAAAGAGTGTCAATTAGAACCGAGGCTATTGAAGTATCATGTGCAGAAGAATGGCTAGAAAGCAG gccaggtgcaacaaaaaagaaacaacCTTTTGATTGGACCTTTTCAACAGATTACAAAGGAACCCTGTCTGGCAATTTAACCGTCCAAGATACTCAAGAGACAATTGACTTTGAACTGctaaaaaagaaagaacaaatattattctatCATGATCTTACATTATTTGAAGATGAATTACATGATCATGGTATTTCAAAGCTATCAGTAAAAATT AGAGTGATGCCAACATTTTGGTATGTCCTGTTGAGATATTTCTTAAGAGTAGATGATGTCCTTGTTCGATCCTTTGAGACCAGAATGTTTCATCTAATCAATACAGATTATGTATTAAGGGAGTTTACTGCCAAAGAAGCAAGGGCGCAGGATTTAAAT ATGCCCACATCACTTATGAAGGATGCAGATGAAGTTATACCTCACTTGCctgtcaaagaaaaaataacagaTAAACTGgttgttaatataaataattaa